From the Micromonospora sediminicola genome, one window contains:
- a CDS encoding ester cyclase, giving the protein MTDVEAAARRFIADVWNAGREESAYELVAPDCPGLGGTGPEATLAWHRDRRASFPDLRYKIVEVVAGGGRVAVHWRAAGTQAGQFGPVPPTGRVVSYSGATFLRFDGAGRIVDVWSVNELFQVLQQLGVEMLPPLTPG; this is encoded by the coding sequence GTGACCGATGTGGAGGCGGCGGCCCGACGCTTCATCGCCGACGTGTGGAACGCCGGCCGCGAGGAGAGCGCGTACGAACTGGTGGCCCCGGACTGCCCCGGGCTGGGCGGCACCGGGCCGGAGGCGACGCTCGCCTGGCACCGGGACCGGCGGGCGTCCTTCCCCGACCTGCGCTACAAGATCGTCGAGGTGGTGGCCGGCGGCGGACGGGTCGCGGTGCACTGGCGGGCCGCCGGCACGCAGGCCGGGCAGTTCGGCCCGGTGCCGCCGACCGGCCGGGTGGTCAGCTATTCCGGCGCGACGTTCCTGCGTTTCGACGGCGCCGGCCGGATCGTGGACGTGTGGAGCGTGAACGAGCTGTTCCAGGTGCTCCAGCAGCTGGGCGTGGAGATGCTGCCCCCGCTCACACCCGGTTGA
- a CDS encoding NuoI/complex I 23 kDa subunit family protein: MSEHGGVPGAGLVKGLAVTLKTMTRRSTTQQYPDVAPELPPRSRGVIALLEENCTVCMLCARECPDWCIYIDSHKEEVAVPGAARPRQRNVLDKFDIDFSLCMYCGICIEVCPFDALYWSPEFEYAEYDIKDLLHDKDHLGEWMATVPPPPAHDPLGDPSKEETTAARKAAGPPARPAPTRVRPEADEPGGGAAS, translated from the coding sequence ATGAGCGAGCACGGTGGAGTGCCCGGCGCCGGGCTGGTGAAGGGGCTGGCGGTCACGTTGAAGACGATGACCCGCCGCTCGACCACTCAGCAGTACCCGGACGTGGCCCCCGAGTTGCCGCCCCGCTCCCGCGGCGTGATCGCGCTGCTGGAGGAGAACTGCACGGTCTGCATGCTCTGCGCCCGCGAGTGCCCGGACTGGTGCATCTACATCGACTCGCACAAGGAGGAGGTGGCGGTGCCCGGCGCCGCCCGCCCCCGCCAGCGCAACGTGCTCGACAAGTTCGACATCGACTTCTCGCTCTGCATGTACTGCGGCATCTGCATCGAGGTCTGCCCGTTCGACGCGCTCTACTGGTCGCCCGAGTTCGAGTACGCCGAGTACGACATCAAGGACCTGCTGCACGACAAGGACCACCTGGGCGAGTGGATGGCCACCGTGCCCCCACCGCCGGCCCACGACCCGCTCGGTGACCCCTCGAAGGAGGAGACCACCGCCGCCCGCAAGGCCGCCGGCCCGCCCGCCCGTCCGGCCCCGACCCGGGTACGCCCCGAGGCCGACGAGCCGGGCGGAGGCGCGGCCTCGTGA
- a CDS encoding NADH-quinone oxidoreductase subunit J family protein, translating to MTGADVLLLALGAVAVGAGALVVATRHLVRAGLWLVVCLGALAGDYLVLTAELVAWVQVLIYVGAVVVLLLFAVMLTRAPIGPSDDLDRPGWPAALVGAGSGLGLAVLLVDAFRWSRVELPAAGTAERLGEQVFRSWVLPFEVLSVLLLAALVGAIVLSRPDIGRPSPSGPTVAPAAGSGPVGPPGPPAASDGTEQTVAAAPSGPTGPPAVAADEGGRR from the coding sequence GTGACCGGCGCGGACGTGCTGCTGCTCGCCCTCGGCGCGGTCGCGGTGGGCGCGGGCGCGCTGGTGGTGGCCACCCGGCACCTGGTCCGGGCCGGGTTGTGGCTGGTGGTCTGCCTGGGCGCGCTGGCCGGCGACTACCTGGTGCTCACCGCCGAGCTGGTGGCCTGGGTGCAGGTGCTGATCTACGTGGGCGCGGTGGTGGTGCTGCTGCTGTTCGCGGTGATGCTGACCCGCGCCCCGATCGGCCCCTCCGACGACCTGGACCGGCCCGGCTGGCCGGCCGCGCTGGTCGGCGCCGGCAGCGGTCTCGGCCTGGCCGTGCTGCTGGTCGACGCGTTCCGCTGGTCCCGGGTGGAACTGCCCGCCGCAGGCACCGCCGAGCGCCTCGGCGAGCAGGTGTTCCGCTCCTGGGTGCTGCCGTTCGAGGTGCTCTCGGTGCTGCTGCTCGCCGCGCTGGTCGGCGCGATCGTGCTCTCCCGGCCGGACATCGGCCGCCCGTCTCCGTCCGGCCCGACCGTGGCGCCGGCCGCCGGCAGCGGCCCGGTGGGCCCGCCGGGCCCGCCCGCCGCGTCCGACGGCACCGAACAGACCGTGGCGGCCGCGCCGTCCGGACCGACGGGCCCGCCCGCCGTGGCCGCCGACGAGGGCGGGCGCCGGTGA
- the nuoK gene encoding NADH-quinone oxidoreductase subunit NuoK has translation MRPVIPYVTAALLFGLGVYGVLRRRNAVLVLMAVELMLNAVNLVLVTADTTVRAALPHSGQVFALFVIVLAAAEIGVGLAIVLQLYRLRASVTVDDVPLGERAPAVPDEVRQGRPAGVPDEVRR, from the coding sequence GTGAGGCCGGTCATCCCGTACGTCACCGCCGCGCTCCTGTTCGGCCTCGGCGTCTACGGCGTGCTGCGCCGGCGCAACGCGGTGCTGGTGCTGATGGCGGTGGAGTTGATGCTCAACGCGGTCAACCTGGTCCTGGTCACCGCCGACACCACGGTCCGGGCGGCGCTGCCGCACTCCGGGCAGGTGTTCGCGCTGTTCGTCATCGTGCTCGCCGCCGCCGAGATCGGTGTCGGGCTGGCCATCGTGCTCCAGCTCTACCGGCTGCGGGCCAGCGTCACGGTCGACGACGTCCCGCTCGGCGAGCGGGCGCCGGCCGTGCCGGACGAGGTGCGCCAGGGGCGACCCGCGGGTGTGCCGGACGAGGTGCGCCGATGA
- a CDS encoding NADH-quinone oxidoreductase subunit 5 family protein, protein MSTSTLWLAAALPGAPLVAGLVGLLLPPASSGDRAPARRSAVALGVAGAAVALLAALVLLVRVDGPVEAATTWVDLGGLRVTLGLRLDGVAVLVATAVAAVALAVQVYSTGYLRRGPHDDVDVDHRYPPYAAQLSLFTAAMLTVVVSGDLIMLLVGWEVMGICSYLLIAHDRRLPEAPGAAVKAFLVTRVGDVGFLLGIALLGVSAGSFRIADVLAHDYGAGTLTAACLLLLAGVAGKSAQFPLHTWLPDAMAGPTPVSALIHAATMVAAGVYAVARLFPLFERAPAALAVLGVMASVTILLGAFAATAQDDIKRVLAWSTVSQIGYMTGALAVGAPAAALFHLLTHAAFKALLFLAAGAVIHAVGTTLMSRMGGLRAGMPVTFWCMVVGLGALAGVPPLSGFWSKDGVLAAAEAAALDGAGPTAPWVGWLVWLAGLLGVAVTAWYATRLLLRTFFGATRMPLVRPHDPPASLRLPVLLLAVPAALLGLAAFLPWFADRLRVPADEATGEAVELVHLAPNLILPFLLLLVGAGVAWAGWRRDPAADPARFLGPLRPVFARAFRLDDVQHALVVRPTGALARAVRTGDELGVDGLVEGSGRAAVELGGGLAALHRAALPRAAAGVLAGALLIGLAVALIGVTS, encoded by the coding sequence ATGAGCACGTCGACGCTGTGGCTCGCGGCGGCGCTGCCGGGCGCGCCGCTGGTCGCCGGCCTGGTCGGGCTGCTGCTGCCGCCCGCGTCGAGCGGGGACCGGGCGCCGGCCCGCCGGTCGGCCGTCGCGCTGGGCGTGGCCGGCGCGGCGGTGGCCCTGCTGGCCGCGCTGGTGCTGCTGGTCCGGGTGGACGGGCCGGTCGAGGCGGCCACCACCTGGGTCGACCTGGGCGGCCTGCGGGTCACGCTGGGCCTGCGGCTGGACGGCGTGGCGGTGCTGGTCGCCACCGCCGTCGCCGCGGTGGCGCTGGCGGTGCAGGTCTACTCGACCGGCTACCTGCGGCGCGGCCCGCACGACGACGTCGACGTCGACCACCGCTACCCGCCGTACGCGGCGCAGCTCAGCCTCTTCACCGCCGCCATGCTCACCGTGGTGGTGTCCGGTGACCTGATCATGCTGCTGGTCGGCTGGGAGGTGATGGGCATCTGCTCGTACCTGCTCATCGCCCACGACCGGCGGCTGCCCGAGGCGCCCGGCGCGGCGGTCAAGGCGTTCCTGGTCACCCGGGTGGGTGACGTCGGCTTCCTGCTCGGCATCGCGCTGCTCGGGGTAAGCGCGGGCAGCTTCCGGATCGCCGACGTGCTGGCCCACGACTACGGCGCCGGCACGCTGACCGCCGCCTGCCTGCTGCTGCTCGCCGGCGTGGCGGGCAAGAGCGCCCAGTTCCCGTTGCACACCTGGCTGCCCGACGCGATGGCCGGCCCGACGCCGGTCTCCGCGCTGATCCACGCCGCCACCATGGTCGCCGCCGGGGTGTACGCGGTGGCCCGGCTGTTCCCGCTGTTCGAGCGGGCCCCGGCCGCGCTCGCCGTGCTGGGCGTGATGGCGTCGGTGACCATCCTGCTCGGCGCGTTCGCCGCCACCGCCCAGGACGACATCAAGCGGGTGCTCGCCTGGTCGACGGTCTCCCAGATCGGCTACATGACCGGCGCGCTGGCGGTCGGCGCGCCGGCCGCCGCGCTGTTCCATCTGCTCACCCACGCCGCGTTCAAGGCGCTGCTGTTCCTCGCCGCCGGCGCGGTGATCCACGCCGTGGGCACCACGCTGATGTCCCGGATGGGTGGCCTGCGGGCCGGCATGCCGGTCACGTTCTGGTGCATGGTGGTCGGCCTCGGCGCGTTGGCCGGGGTGCCGCCGCTGTCCGGCTTCTGGAGCAAGGACGGCGTGCTCGCCGCCGCCGAGGCCGCCGCGCTGGACGGGGCCGGCCCGACCGCGCCCTGGGTGGGCTGGCTGGTCTGGCTGGCCGGGCTGCTCGGTGTCGCGGTCACCGCCTGGTACGCGACCCGCCTGCTGCTGCGCACCTTCTTCGGCGCCACCCGGATGCCGCTGGTCCGGCCGCACGACCCGCCGGCGTCACTGCGCCTGCCGGTGCTGCTGCTCGCGGTCCCGGCCGCGCTGCTCGGCCTGGCCGCCTTCCTGCCCTGGTTCGCCGACCGCCTGCGGGTGCCGGCCGACGAGGCCACCGGCGAGGCGGTGGAGCTGGTCCACCTCGCGCCGAACCTGATCCTGCCGTTCCTGCTGCTGCTGGTCGGCGCGGGCGTCGCCTGGGCCGGCTGGCGCCGCGACCCGGCCGCCGACCCGGCCCGCTTCCTGGGCCCGCTGCGGCCGGTGTTCGCCCGGGCGTTCCGGCTCGACGACGTCCAGCACGCCCTCGTCGTACGCCCGACCGGCGCGCTGGCGCGGGCCGTGCGGACCGGCGACGAGCTGGGCGTGGACGGCCTGGTCGAGGGGAGCGGCCGGGCGGCGGTGGAGCTGGGCGGCGGGCTGGCCGCGCTGCACCGGGCGGCGTTGCCGCGCGCGGCGGCCGGCGTGCTGGCCGGCGCGCTGCTGATCGGCCTGGCGGTCGCCCTGATCGGAGTCACCTCATGA
- a CDS encoding complex I subunit 4 family protein, translating into MTFGQVLLVAVLAVPALGAIATAAVPGDRAGRLVGTVAAALTLLATLPLVGGEHGWFGYGPRPAVQPWHRLDLPWVPGLDLRFHLGVDGISWPLVVLTALLTLLCCAYTLWRVPAGGGSGRALVALLLVVEVGILGTFLALDLVLFFLFFEVVLLPMYAIIAGWGGDDRRRAARKFALYTLFGSVLLLVGVYVVVAEAGTADLVALTGGVGLSRGTQFAAFTLLALAFAVKSPLWPLHSWLPDAHTQAPTVGSVILAGVLLKMGTYGLIRVAVGVAPEGARWASPALGVLAVAAILVGGLVCLAQDDLKRLIAYSSVGHMGFVLLGVATLTATGLQAALIGNIAHGVITGLLFFLAGAVKDRTHTGALAELSGLRETAPRLAGLLGFAAVASLGLPGLAGFWGEAFAVVAAVRRGGPLWLTLAVLAALGGALTAAYFLRLLRRVTHGRPSPAVAGLTPGLAGAELTAWAPLVLLALAVGLAPALVLSYASGPVEALLGVVP; encoded by the coding sequence ATGACGTTCGGGCAGGTCCTGCTGGTCGCGGTGCTCGCGGTCCCGGCGCTGGGCGCGATCGCGACCGCGGCCGTGCCCGGGGACCGGGCCGGCCGGCTGGTCGGCACCGTCGCCGCCGCGCTGACGCTGCTGGCGACGCTGCCGCTGGTCGGTGGCGAGCACGGCTGGTTCGGGTACGGGCCGCGCCCGGCCGTGCAGCCCTGGCACCGGCTCGACCTGCCGTGGGTGCCCGGGCTCGACCTGCGTTTCCACCTCGGGGTGGACGGCATCTCCTGGCCGCTGGTGGTGCTGACCGCGCTGCTCACGCTGCTGTGCTGCGCGTACACGCTGTGGCGGGTGCCGGCCGGCGGCGGCAGCGGGCGGGCCCTGGTGGCGCTGCTGCTGGTGGTCGAGGTGGGCATCCTCGGCACGTTCCTCGCGCTCGACCTGGTGCTCTTCTTCCTCTTCTTCGAGGTCGTCCTCCTGCCCATGTACGCGATCATCGCCGGCTGGGGCGGGGACGACCGGCGGCGCGCGGCGCGCAAGTTCGCGCTCTACACGCTGTTCGGCTCGGTGCTGCTGCTGGTCGGCGTCTACGTGGTGGTGGCCGAGGCGGGCACCGCCGACCTGGTCGCGTTGACCGGCGGCGTCGGCCTGTCCCGGGGCACCCAGTTCGCCGCGTTCACGCTGCTGGCGCTGGCGTTCGCGGTGAAGAGCCCGCTCTGGCCGCTGCACTCGTGGCTGCCCGACGCGCACACCCAGGCGCCCACCGTCGGCAGCGTGATCCTCGCCGGGGTGCTGCTCAAGATGGGCACGTACGGGCTGATCCGGGTCGCCGTCGGGGTGGCGCCGGAGGGCGCCCGCTGGGCGTCGCCGGCGCTCGGCGTGCTCGCCGTGGCGGCCATTCTGGTCGGCGGCCTGGTCTGCCTGGCGCAGGACGACCTGAAACGGCTGATCGCCTACTCCAGCGTGGGCCACATGGGCTTCGTGCTGCTCGGCGTGGCCACGCTCACCGCCACCGGGCTCCAGGCCGCGTTGATCGGCAACATCGCCCACGGGGTCATCACCGGCCTGCTGTTCTTCCTGGCCGGCGCGGTCAAGGACCGGACGCACACCGGCGCGCTGGCCGAGCTGTCCGGGCTGCGGGAGACCGCGCCCCGGCTGGCCGGGCTGCTCGGCTTCGCGGCGGTCGCCTCGCTGGGGCTGCCCGGGCTGGCCGGCTTCTGGGGTGAGGCGTTCGCGGTGGTGGCGGCCGTGCGGCGGGGCGGCCCGCTGTGGCTGACGCTGGCCGTGCTGGCGGCGCTGGGCGGGGCGCTGACCGCCGCGTACTTCCTCCGGCTGCTGCGCCGGGTCACCCACGGCCGGCCCAGCCCGGCGGTGGCCGGCCTCACGCCCGGCCTGGCCGGCGCGGAACTGACCGCCTGGGCGCCGCTGGTGCTGCTCGCCCTCGCGGTCGGCCTGGCGCCCGCGCTGGTCCTCTCCTACGCCTCCGGCCCGGTGGAGGCCCTGCTGGGGGTCGTCCCATGA
- a CDS encoding NADH-quinone oxidoreductase subunit N, producing the protein MSLVQSVDNVALLPAYLAAGTAVLVLLVDLLVARPAVTVAVASLGAAGTATGAGLVGAAGDRRTFCVAADCSWVWNGRAALVAVVVALLTLGVLAISGPLLRAGRTPTGEYCFLLACAMTGGVVLGAAGDLITLVVALETLTLPLYVLVGLRRGSLAGAEAAVTFFVVSVVATTVTLLGAALLYAVTGTLHLDRLGATLAARNDLTDLPLTAVAVALVVAGLAFKVAAVPFHAWAPATYDGAPLPVAAYLSTASKLGGVVALLAVVQRSLPGEVTGPVLAVLAVLTMTVGNLVALRQRRTVRLLAWSSVAQAGYILAPLGALALAAGRTPDARAGAYAAAVAYTVFFVLLELAAFAAVVALRPADGDGGTLADLRGAARRHPWVGGAFALALIGLAGLPPGLAGLFAKVTVVRSLLAGHAGWLALVVALNAVLGLAYYLRVAASVYATPGPAAAPLRPARLVLVALGVATVAAVVIGVAPQLVLDVAAR; encoded by the coding sequence ATGAGCCTGGTGCAGAGCGTCGACAACGTGGCGCTGCTGCCGGCGTACCTGGCCGCCGGCACGGCCGTGCTGGTGCTCCTCGTCGACCTGCTGGTGGCACGCCCCGCCGTCACGGTCGCCGTGGCGTCGCTCGGCGCGGCCGGCACGGCGACGGGTGCCGGGCTCGTCGGCGCTGCCGGCGACCGCCGCACGTTCTGTGTCGCGGCGGACTGCTCCTGGGTGTGGAACGGCCGGGCCGCCCTGGTGGCGGTGGTGGTCGCCCTGCTCACCCTCGGTGTGCTGGCCATCTCCGGCCCGCTGCTGCGCGCCGGGCGTACCCCGACCGGCGAATACTGCTTCCTGCTCGCCTGCGCGATGACCGGCGGCGTGGTGCTCGGCGCGGCCGGCGACCTGATCACCCTCGTCGTGGCGCTGGAGACGCTGACCCTGCCGCTCTACGTGCTGGTCGGGCTGCGGCGGGGCAGCCTGGCCGGCGCCGAGGCGGCGGTGACGTTCTTCGTGGTCAGCGTGGTCGCCACCACGGTGACACTGCTCGGCGCGGCGCTGCTCTACGCGGTGACCGGCACGCTGCACCTGGACCGGCTCGGCGCCACGCTGGCCGCCCGCAACGACCTGACCGACCTGCCGCTGACCGCGGTCGCGGTGGCGCTGGTGGTGGCCGGGCTGGCGTTCAAGGTCGCCGCGGTGCCGTTCCACGCCTGGGCGCCGGCCACCTACGACGGCGCGCCGCTGCCGGTGGCCGCCTACCTGTCGACCGCCTCGAAGCTGGGCGGCGTGGTGGCGCTGCTGGCGGTGGTGCAGCGGTCGCTGCCGGGCGAGGTGACCGGTCCGGTGCTGGCGGTGCTGGCGGTGCTGACCATGACCGTGGGCAACCTGGTGGCGCTGCGGCAGCGGCGTACCGTGCGGTTGCTGGCCTGGTCGTCGGTGGCGCAGGCGGGCTACATCCTGGCCCCGCTGGGCGCGCTGGCGCTGGCCGCCGGGCGCACCCCCGACGCCCGGGCCGGGGCCTACGCGGCGGCGGTCGCGTACACCGTCTTCTTCGTGCTGCTGGAGCTGGCCGCGTTCGCCGCGGTGGTGGCGTTGCGGCCGGCGGACGGCGACGGCGGCACGCTGGCCGACCTGCGCGGCGCGGCCCGCCGGCACCCGTGGGTGGGCGGCGCGTTCGCGCTGGCGCTGATCGGGCTGGCCGGCCTGCCGCCGGGGCTGGCCGGGCTGTTCGCGAAGGTGACGGTGGTGCGGTCGCTGCTGGCCGGGCACGCCGGCTGGCTGGCCCTGGTGGTGGCGTTGAACGCGGTGCTCGGCCTGGCCTACTACCTGCGGGTGGCCGCGTCGGTCTACGCCACGCCCGGCCCGGCCGCCGCCCCGCTCCGTCCGGCGCGCCTGGTGCTGGTGGCGCTCGGCGTGGCGACCGTGGCGGCCGTGGTGATCGGTGTCGCACCGCAGCTCGTGCTGGACGTCGCGGCGCGCTGA